From the Deltaproteobacteria bacterium genome, the window GGAACTATCTCGGTAGTCCTGGGGGGAAATGGCGCAGGCAAGACGACTACCCTGAAGACGGTCATGGGACTTTTGGAGGATCAGCCGGATAAAGGAACCATCGAGTTTATAGGCAAAAGGATCGACGGCCTGGATGCGGAGGATATTGTCAACCTGGGCATTGCCATGGTTCCTGAAGGAAGGGAGGTCTTCCCCGAACTGACGGTTTGGGAGAATCTAAAGATGGGGGCTTACACCCGCAAGGACAAAAAAGGAGTGCAAGAGGACTTGGACCGGGTGATCCGCTACTTTCCCATCGTTAAGGAAAGATCCTCCCAGCAGGCTGGTTACCTGAGTGGCGGCGAACAGCAGATGCTGGCCATTGGGCGTGCGTTAATGACCCGGCCCAAACTTCTCATGTTGGATGAACCTTCTCTGGGATTATC encodes:
- a CDS encoding ABC transporter ATP-binding protein, yielding MGSILQVKNIETLYYGLIKALRGISLDIQEGTISVVLGGNGAGKTTTLKTVMGLLEDQPDKGTIEFIGKRIDGLDAEDIVNLGIAMVPEGREVFPELTVWENLKMGAYTRKDKKGVQEDLDRVIRYFPIVKERSSQQAGYLSGGEQQMLAIGRALMTRPKLLMLDEPSLGLSPILVREIFKIIQTINREGTTILLVEQNARMALSIAHFGYVLETGRIVLANTPQNLMEDEDVKEFYLGIKSEVSGKGYQRWRRKKRWR